Genomic segment of Cyanobacteriota bacterium:
GAAGTCACGGGAGCTATTTCAACGGGAGGCGGCTGTTCTCTATCAAATTCAGCATCCACAAATTCCTCAGTTTCGCGCCAACTTTGAGCAAGACCAGCGCCTTTTCTTAGTACAAGACTACGTTGAGGGCAAAACCTATCACACCTTGCTAGGGGAGCGTATGGCTGCCAATCCCCATGGTGCTGGCGGCTTTTCCGAAGCAGAGGTGGTGCAGCTTATGCAACAGTTGTTGCCAGTGTTGGCCTACATCCACAGCAAAGGTATTATCCATCGGGATATTTCTCCGGGTAATTTAATTCGCCGCGATCGTGACCAATTGCCTGTGTTAATTGACTTTGGCGTGGTTAAGGATGTTGCTAGCCGTGTACAGGCGACTTACGTTGATCGGGCAACTGCCGTGGGTAAAATTGGCTACGCACCTATGGAACAAATCCAGACGGGGCAAGCTTACCCCAACAGTGATTTGTACTCCCTAGCCGTGACCGCTATTGTTTTACTCACAGGACGTGAACCCCAACAGCTTTTTGACGATCGCACCATGACGTGGTTCTGGCAAAACTTGGTTCCGGTTAGTCCTGGTTTTGCCCAGGTGCTGAACCGAATGCTGAGCTATAAGCCCGGCGATCGCTACCAATCTGCCCAGGAGGTGATGCAGGCGTTGCAGGCTATGGGTAGCCAGTCCTGCCCACCAACCCAAGCTCCAAGCT
This window contains:
- a CDS encoding serine/threonine protein kinase — translated: MLPPLAIDTVLQNRYRLLSILGQGGFGRTYLAADQGRFNEYCAIKELILAQNDAYVMEKSRELFQREAAVLYQIQHPQIPQFRANFEQDQRLFLVQDYVEGKTYHTLLGERMAANPHGAGGFSEAEVVQLMQQLLPVLAYIHSKGIIHRDISPGNLIRRDRDQLPVLIDFGVVKDVASRVQATYVDRATAVGKIGYAPMEQIQTGQAYPNSDLYSLAVTAIVLLTGREPQQLFDDRTMTWFWQNLVPVSPGFAQVLNRMLSYKPGDRYQSAQEVMQALQAMGSQSCPPTQAPS